The Sphingorhabdus sp. Alg231-15 genome has a segment encoding these proteins:
- a CDS encoding N-acyl homoserine lactonase family protein: protein MRTSNDEGILLYAFTCGYITLPMSFFLDGEPGKAKVPACVFLIDHPKGLVLFDTGFSDRFVGMEKGLGKIVDMPEGECVADRLRALEIDPARIDYVINSHLHIDHAGGNALIPDATVIVQGPEWDFGKTGEDTAYDLQDFDTGQPVKRIAGDHDLFGDGTVIIFPTAGHTPGHQSVRVKTATGEAVLAADCCNMRRSLDEMHLPDHCYNVDQYRGSLEKLSQLRRDGARIFYGHDPEFWATIPQAQALDLSGLGAI, encoded by the coding sequence ATGAGAACAAGTAACGATGAAGGCATATTGCTCTACGCATTTACCTGCGGGTATATTACCCTGCCGATGAGCTTTTTTCTGGATGGCGAGCCGGGCAAAGCGAAAGTGCCAGCCTGCGTATTCCTGATCGATCATCCCAAAGGTCTGGTTCTGTTCGATACCGGTTTCAGCGACCGGTTCGTTGGAATGGAAAAAGGACTCGGTAAAATTGTCGATATGCCGGAGGGGGAATGCGTTGCTGACCGGTTACGCGCCCTGGAAATTGATCCGGCACGGATCGACTATGTGATCAACTCCCATCTCCATATTGATCATGCCGGTGGCAATGCCCTGATCCCCGACGCGACGGTCATCGTGCAGGGACCTGAATGGGATTTTGGGAAGACTGGAGAAGACACCGCCTATGACTTACAAGATTTTGACACGGGTCAGCCGGTCAAGCGTATCGCCGGAGATCATGATCTATTTGGGGACGGCACCGTTATAATTTTTCCAACAGCCGGCCACACCCCCGGCCACCAATCAGTACGGGTAAAGACAGCCACCGGCGAAGCGGTGCTCGCTGCCGATTGTTGTAATATGCGGCGTTCTCTGGATGAGATGCACCTCCCCGATCATTGCTACAATGTGGATCAGTATCGCGGATCTCTGGAGAAACTCTCGCAGTTACGACGAGACGGAGCGCGGATTTTCTATGGTCATGATCCGGAATTCTGGGCCACAATTCCGCAGGCGCAAGCGCTCGATCTTAGTGGCTTGGGGGCAATCTGA
- a CDS encoding Kelch repeat-containing protein, with amino-acid sequence MKRFIASTVLFFLLLVGAGFLARAFLGWNDGMREARSEIHAATLNGKLYVAGGIGLFRVLDSCETLDLESNGWSDCGELPRALHHVAMAADDQHVYASGGYVALPFETDKAAGLFRYDPDTGIWTEISKLPHPIGQHAMTHFGGALYLIGGQDDGQDLDTMWRYDIADKTWLALSSMPTARHSHAIGRSGPLLYVTGGRSAEFGSEMKQVDVYHLTEDRWGKLPNMPQGRGGHGAFVSNNNLHIFGGESLSAGRVFVDHDILDLETLQWSVGEPINQPRHGFAVSDQEISGSVTIVGGGARPGMETLYSVTSTAQTLAVRSQASTSDNAQ; translated from the coding sequence ATGAAGCGATTCATTGCCTCCACCGTTTTGTTTTTCCTTCTTCTTGTTGGAGCCGGTTTTCTGGCCCGCGCATTTCTTGGTTGGAATGATGGAATGCGTGAAGCGCGTTCTGAAATTCACGCGGCAACACTGAATGGAAAACTCTATGTCGCGGGTGGGATCGGACTGTTCCGAGTATTGGACAGCTGCGAAACGCTGGATTTAGAATCAAACGGCTGGTCGGACTGCGGCGAGCTTCCGCGGGCGCTGCATCATGTAGCAATGGCCGCAGATGACCAGCATGTCTATGCATCGGGGGGATATGTCGCACTGCCGTTTGAGACGGACAAAGCAGCCGGTCTCTTCCGTTATGATCCCGACACCGGCATTTGGACCGAAATCAGCAAACTGCCTCATCCGATCGGCCAACACGCGATGACCCATTTTGGCGGCGCGCTTTATCTGATTGGCGGCCAGGATGACGGGCAGGATCTCGACACTATGTGGCGCTACGATATTGCCGACAAGACGTGGTTGGCGCTGTCGTCGATGCCGACCGCGCGCCATTCCCATGCCATCGGCCGTTCTGGCCCCTTGCTCTATGTGACCGGCGGACGCAGCGCCGAATTTGGCAGCGAAATGAAGCAGGTCGATGTTTATCATTTGACCGAAGATCGCTGGGGAAAACTACCGAATATGCCGCAAGGGCGCGGTGGGCATGGCGCTTTTGTCAGCAACAATAACCTGCATATATTTGGCGGAGAATCGCTCAGCGCAGGGAGAGTTTTTGTCGATCATGACATATTGGATCTTGAAACATTGCAATGGTCTGTCGGAGAGCCGATCAATCAGCCACGTCATGGCTTTGCGGTCAGCGACCAGGAGATATCGGGCAGCGTTACAATCGTTGGCGGCGGCGCACGGCCGGGGATGGAAACTTTATATTCGGTGACAAGCACGGCCCAGACACTGGCTGTAAGATCACAGGCATCTACATCAGATAATGCCCAATAA
- a CDS encoding zinc-binding dehydrogenase encodes MTDNRQWLINGRPKGRGLVDDDFKKVVTPVPEVAEGHVLVKNEILGFDPAQKGWMENIGGYVAPTEIGEVMRGSGVGTVVESRDSRFAAGDKVMGMLRWQDYAMIPGSELNKIPDDDLLGANLGALGTTGMTAYFGLLKHGRPQPGDTLVVSGAAGATGSMVGQIGKIAGCRTIGIAGGKEKCDWLTQDVGYDHAIDYKNDDVRAKLKELCNQSINVFYDNVGGSILNDALSQIAMHARVVICGGISRYEKGDMPAGPENYFNLIFKRGTMSGFIVLDYMSEYPEAQKRMRQWIKEGKITFKEDIQEGFDNIPDTLKRLFAGQNFGKQMLRLD; translated from the coding sequence ATGACCGACAACAGACAGTGGCTGATTAATGGACGTCCAAAAGGCCGCGGGCTGGTGGATGATGATTTCAAGAAAGTCGTGACACCGGTCCCTGAGGTTGCCGAAGGTCATGTGCTGGTCAAAAATGAGATACTCGGCTTCGATCCTGCGCAAAAAGGCTGGATGGAAAATATAGGTGGCTATGTTGCGCCAACCGAAATTGGTGAAGTGATGCGGGGGAGCGGTGTTGGAACCGTCGTCGAGTCCCGCGATTCGAGATTTGCAGCCGGTGACAAGGTTATGGGCATGCTGCGCTGGCAGGATTATGCCATGATTCCTGGTAGTGAACTGAACAAAATACCAGATGATGACTTGCTGGGTGCCAATTTGGGCGCGCTCGGAACAACTGGTATGACCGCTTATTTCGGTCTGCTCAAACATGGCCGACCACAACCGGGTGATACACTGGTGGTTTCGGGAGCGGCAGGAGCAACAGGATCCATGGTGGGTCAGATCGGCAAGATCGCCGGATGCCGGACCATTGGCATCGCTGGCGGTAAGGAAAAATGTGACTGGCTGACGCAGGATGTCGGTTATGATCATGCGATTGATTATAAAAATGACGATGTTCGCGCAAAGCTGAAAGAGCTTTGCAACCAATCGATTAATGTCTTTTATGACAATGTTGGCGGCAGCATATTGAACGACGCGCTTTCGCAAATTGCGATGCACGCGCGCGTTGTGATTTGCGGCGGTATTTCTCGCTATGAAAAAGGCGATATGCCCGCTGGTCCGGAAAATTACTTTAATCTGATCTTCAAGCGGGGAACGATGTCGGGATTTATCGTCCTTGATTACATGAGTGAATATCCAGAAGCGCAAAAACGGATGCGTCAGTGGATCAAGGAAGGTAAAATTACATTCAAGGAAGATATTCAGGAAGGCTTTGACAATATTCCCGATACCTTGAAGCGGCTGTTTGCAGGCCAGAACTTTGGTAAGCAAATGTTGCGGCTGGACTGA
- a CDS encoding acyl-CoA dehydrogenase family protein, translated as MSDLEQFRAETRAWLAENCPEEMRDGDITAENQCWGGRQWEFQSDAQKRWFEAALAKGYTVPTWPKEYGGAGLSTDEAKILTEERDRINARKPLSNFGISMLGPALLAFGTHEQKLMHLGGIARGEIRWCQGYSEPGAGSDLASLKTKCEDKGNHWLINGQKIWTSNADISDWIFCLVRTDFDAPKHKGITFILMDMASEGISVKPIILISGHSPFCETFFDDVKVPKAYGDDNLSVVGEVNRGWDVAKNLLVHERGMLGTMSPLRGATGPENLGGYAAGEIGVDATGRLDDPSLRQKIAQAEIDDWAYNLTVERMNDEANAGNGLGAKSSMLKYTASELTKKGSQLRMDIAGTEAATIGPDGIEYGSLANTWLYNRAYSILGGTTEVQLNIISKRVLELPSA; from the coding sequence ATGAGCGATCTGGAACAATTTCGCGCTGAAACACGGGCTTGGTTGGCAGAAAACTGCCCGGAAGAAATGCGCGATGGCGACATTACCGCAGAGAATCAGTGTTGGGGCGGCCGTCAATGGGAGTTCCAGTCCGACGCTCAGAAGCGCTGGTTCGAAGCTGCTTTGGCCAAAGGCTATACGGTTCCAACCTGGCCCAAGGAATATGGCGGCGCTGGACTGTCAACGGATGAAGCGAAGATTCTGACGGAAGAGCGCGACCGGATCAACGCACGCAAACCGCTCAGCAATTTCGGCATATCGATGCTCGGCCCCGCTTTGCTCGCCTTTGGTACGCACGAACAGAAATTAATGCATTTGGGCGGGATCGCACGTGGTGAAATCCGCTGGTGCCAAGGCTATTCGGAGCCGGGCGCTGGTTCTGACCTCGCGTCGCTCAAAACCAAATGTGAAGATAAGGGCAACCACTGGCTGATCAACGGCCAGAAAATCTGGACGTCCAATGCCGATATCTCTGACTGGATATTCTGTCTGGTCCGCACCGATTTTGATGCGCCGAAACATAAGGGCATTACCTTCATCCTGATGGATATGGCGAGTGAGGGGATTAGCGTGAAGCCGATCATCCTTATCTCCGGTCATTCGCCCTTTTGCGAGACTTTCTTTGATGATGTGAAAGTGCCGAAAGCTTATGGCGACGATAATCTGTCGGTTGTTGGCGAAGTCAATCGCGGCTGGGACGTGGCGAAAAACCTGTTGGTACATGAGCGCGGTATGTTGGGCACGATGTCGCCGCTGCGGGGCGCTACCGGACCCGAAAATCTGGGCGGCTATGCTGCAGGCGAAATCGGCGTCGATGCAACGGGGCGGCTTGATGACCCATCCTTGCGGCAAAAAATTGCGCAGGCCGAGATTGATGACTGGGCTTATAACTTGACGGTTGAACGGATGAATGACGAGGCTAATGCCGGAAATGGATTGGGCGCAAAATCATCCATGCTGAAATATACGGCGTCTGAACTGACCAAGAAGGGCAGTCAGCTGCGTATGGATATTGCCGGAACCGAGGCCGCGACCATTGGTCCGGATGGCATTGAATATGGGAGCCTCGCCAATACGTGGCTCTATAACCGCGCTTATTCCATCCTTGGCGGCACGACCGAAGTTCAACTCAACATCATTTCCAAGCGCGTCTTGGAATTGCCCAGCGCGTAA
- a CDS encoding acyl-CoA dehydrogenase family protein, whose translation MSLILTEEQEMLQDAANGFLTENAPVTAFREIRDSKNPDGFCRDLWKEMADMGWAGIIVDEEFGGSEFGYVGAGVLAEQMGRNLTASPFFSTSVLGATAVQRYGTDKQKEQHLGSICDGSALFALAVDEGPRHRPEHIEFAATPHGNGYKLSGAKTFVADGHVADKLIIAARTSGEANDPSGITLFLVDADAEEIDRTHTPMIDSRNAANIKVDGLEVTGDDILGEVDGGYEALEGILAAGRAVLGAEMSGSSQQAFSITTDYLKEREQFGQKIGSFQGLQHRAAHLATEIEMTKSAVLKSLQLLDDDFESASATCSMAKAKSGMTAQLSTQEAIQMHGGIGVTDEYDVGLYFKRVHVAQQMFGDAGFHADRLAKRSGY comes from the coding sequence ATGTCCCTAATTCTCACCGAAGAACAGGAAATGCTGCAAGATGCAGCCAATGGTTTTTTGACCGAAAACGCACCCGTTACTGCGTTTCGTGAGATCAGGGATAGTAAGAATCCAGACGGCTTTTGCAGGGATTTGTGGAAAGAAATGGCCGATATGGGCTGGGCCGGAATCATCGTGGATGAAGAATTTGGCGGCAGCGAATTTGGCTATGTCGGCGCGGGCGTTCTCGCCGAACAAATGGGCCGGAACCTTACCGCATCTCCGTTTTTTTCGACTTCTGTTCTGGGTGCAACTGCAGTTCAGCGCTATGGAACAGACAAACAGAAAGAGCAGCATCTGGGTTCGATTTGTGATGGCTCCGCTCTCTTCGCATTGGCCGTCGACGAAGGACCGCGCCACCGGCCCGAGCATATCGAATTTGCCGCTACACCGCATGGTAACGGCTATAAGTTGTCCGGCGCCAAGACATTTGTCGCGGACGGCCATGTCGCCGATAAACTGATTATCGCGGCTCGCACTTCGGGTGAAGCCAATGACCCATCGGGTATCACATTATTTCTGGTCGATGCAGATGCCGAAGAGATTGATCGCACCCACACACCGATGATCGACAGTCGCAATGCTGCAAATATCAAGGTTGATGGCCTAGAGGTCACCGGCGATGACATATTGGGTGAAGTCGACGGCGGCTATGAAGCCCTCGAAGGAATTTTAGCTGCCGGGCGCGCCGTATTGGGCGCGGAAATGTCAGGATCGTCGCAACAGGCTTTTTCTATTACCACTGACTATCTGAAAGAGCGCGAGCAATTTGGCCAGAAAATCGGTTCGTTCCAAGGGCTACAGCATCGCGCGGCCCATCTTGCGACCGAGATTGAGATGACCAAATCAGCTGTCCTGAAATCGTTGCAATTGCTCGACGATGATTTTGAAAGTGCATCGGCTACCTGTTCAATGGCAAAAGCCAAATCGGGCATGACCGCCCAGCTGTCCACTCAGGAAGCGATCCAGATGCATGGCGGCATTGGCGTGACCGACGAATATGATGTCGGGCTTTATTTCAAGCGCGTCCATGTCGCGCAGCAAATGTTTGGCGACGCCGGTTTCCATGCAGATCGGTTAGCGAAGCGGTCGGGCTATTGA
- a CDS encoding nuclear transport factor 2 family protein: MPTPQHITDIVNRYLAAINAGDMHAVMDLYADNAAVEDPAGTEPKTGADILTFYQNAFSGGAKVELTDSIRISAETAAFPFRAEIGQGGGKVLIVEVIDIFEFDEAGKVEKMTAHFGPSNITMNEG; this comes from the coding sequence ATGCCAACACCCCAACATATAACCGATATCGTCAATCGTTATTTGGCCGCGATTAATGCTGGTGACATGCATGCGGTGATGGATCTTTATGCGGACAATGCCGCGGTTGAGGACCCTGCTGGCACCGAACCGAAAACGGGCGCCGATATCCTGACCTTTTATCAGAATGCTTTTTCTGGCGGCGCGAAAGTTGAACTGACTGACAGTATCAGAATAAGCGCAGAGACTGCGGCCTTCCCGTTTCGTGCGGAGATTGGTCAGGGGGGCGGCAAGGTTCTGATCGTCGAAGTGATCGACATTTTTGAATTTGATGAAGCCGGTAAAGTTGAAAAAATGACGGCGCATTTTGGCCCATCCAATATTACAATGAACGAAGGTTAG
- a CDS encoding glucose 1-dehydrogenase: MTQRLQGKAAIITGGASGIGAAMVKRFAEEGAKVLSTDVQVELGKKVADDAGVLFVEQDVSGEAGWQEVVAKAQSEFGRLDILVNNAGIVAAKSIEEIDLESWHHLLGINLTGVMLGCQNAILAMKQNPGGSSGSIINIASTSAFTALPGDVTYTASKSAVRMLTRSVAVHCAQSGLNIRCNNIVPGGTHTGIIDAAKQVVPDIYDRVAAMSPMNRMGEGADMAGAAVYLASDDASFVTGSDLLVDGGMLAVHPGY; encoded by the coding sequence GTGACTCAGCGGCTGCAGGGAAAAGCGGCAATTATTACTGGCGGTGCCAGCGGTATCGGCGCCGCGATGGTGAAACGCTTTGCCGAAGAGGGCGCAAAGGTGCTTTCCACAGATGTTCAGGTAGAGCTTGGTAAAAAGGTCGCCGATGACGCCGGAGTGCTTTTTGTCGAGCAGGATGTGTCGGGCGAAGCGGGCTGGCAAGAGGTGGTGGCCAAAGCGCAATCAGAATTTGGTCGTCTCGATATTCTCGTCAACAATGCCGGAATCGTAGCAGCCAAGTCGATTGAGGAAATCGATCTGGAAAGCTGGCACCATTTGCTCGGCATCAATTTGACCGGCGTGATGTTGGGTTGTCAGAATGCGATTCTGGCGATGAAGCAAAATCCAGGTGGATCATCCGGTTCGATCATCAATATCGCCTCGACATCGGCCTTTACTGCACTTCCGGGAGACGTCACTTACACTGCTTCCAAAAGCGCGGTGCGGATGTTGACCCGATCAGTGGCGGTGCACTGCGCGCAATCCGGTCTCAACATTCGCTGCAACAACATCGTGCCGGGCGGAACCCATACCGGGATTATCGATGCCGCCAAACAGGTGGTGCCGGACATTTATGACCGGGTGGCTGCCATGTCTCCCATGAACCGCATGGGCGAGGGCGCTGACATGGCCGGTGCCGCAGTCTATTTGGCCAGTGATGATGCCAGTTTCGTGACCGGTAGCGACCTGCTGGTGGATGGCGGGATGCTCGCCGTCCACCCCGGCTATTAA
- a CDS encoding OB-fold domain-containing protein, producing MNAQPIADNLFTDDNMTALVGARNKQTGQIFFPLPLTPNDDIEPIALASRGTVWTYTVQRFPPKTPYAGPADPENFKPYIVAYVSLPGQTMVESRLTGIEPEDVEIGMEVELTAIPLDPDAPASEKVMIHAFQPV from the coding sequence ATGAACGCGCAGCCAATTGCAGACAATCTGTTCACCGACGACAATATGACCGCATTGGTCGGCGCGCGGAACAAACAGACGGGCCAGATATTCTTCCCTCTGCCACTCACGCCAAATGACGATATCGAACCGATAGCTCTCGCGAGCCGAGGAACCGTTTGGACTTATACCGTGCAGCGGTTTCCGCCCAAAACACCTTATGCGGGACCGGCTGATCCAGAGAATTTTAAACCCTATATCGTGGCCTATGTCTCTCTGCCGGGACAAACCATGGTGGAATCGCGGCTGACTGGCATCGAGCCGGAAGATGTTGAAATCGGAATGGAAGTGGAACTGACTGCGATTCCGTTGGACCCGGATGCACCGGCCAGCGAGAAAGTCATGATCCACGCTTTCCAGCCAGTTTGA
- a CDS encoding thiolase C-terminal domain-containing protein, whose translation MSDVCIVGAGIHPFGRTEGRDGMDQGVYAVKQALADTGIAWEDVEFAFGGSAASGAADTMVSKLGLTGIQFINVSNGCATGGSALNAAASAIKSGEYEIGMAVGFDKHPRGAFNADPSAYGLPNWYGEAGYMLTTQFFGAKIMRYLHENNLSTEALGRVSEKAFRNGAKTDHAWRRSEVDLETIMNAPMISDPLNKYMFCSPAEGAVALILASEKKAKELGGPMIRLKTSVMRTRPPGSFEVFAASIDNERGGTATEIAAKAAFEQAGMGPEDIDVAQLQDTESGAEIMHMAENGFCPHGDQEKWLIEGRTEITGELPVNTDGGCLACGEPIGASGLRQVYENVVQLRGTAGERQVSGVPKTAYTQVYGAPGVSAVTILQR comes from the coding sequence ATGAGCGACGTATGCATAGTAGGCGCGGGTATCCATCCCTTTGGCCGTACCGAAGGCCGTGATGGCATGGATCAGGGCGTTTATGCCGTAAAACAGGCCTTGGCCGATACCGGTATAGCTTGGGAAGATGTCGAATTTGCCTTTGGTGGTTCGGCTGCCTCTGGCGCCGCGGATACCATGGTGTCGAAACTGGGACTGACCGGCATCCAGTTTATCAATGTCTCCAACGGCTGCGCAACCGGGGGCTCGGCGCTGAACGCGGCGGCGAGTGCGATCAAATCGGGTGAATATGAGATCGGCATGGCGGTTGGCTTTGACAAGCATCCCCGCGGCGCGTTTAACGCGGATCCGTCCGCCTATGGCTTGCCCAACTGGTATGGCGAAGCCGGCTATATGCTGACAACGCAGTTTTTCGGCGCGAAGATCATGCGCTATCTGCACGAAAATAATCTCAGTACCGAAGCGTTGGGACGGGTTTCCGAAAAAGCCTTCCGCAATGGCGCCAAGACCGACCATGCCTGGCGACGCAGCGAAGTGGATCTCGAAACTATCATGAATGCCCCGATGATCAGCGACCCACTCAACAAATATATGTTCTGTTCGCCCGCCGAGGGTGCTGTGGCACTGATCCTGGCCAGCGAGAAAAAGGCGAAGGAATTGGGCGGGCCGATGATCCGCCTGAAAACTTCGGTCATGCGCACGCGGCCGCCGGGATCTTTTGAGGTTTTTGCGGCTTCCATCGATAATGAACGCGGCGGGACGGCGACAGAAATCGCTGCCAAGGCGGCCTTTGAACAGGCGGGCATGGGGCCAGAAGATATTGATGTCGCCCAGCTTCAGGATACCGAGTCTGGCGCGGAAATCATGCACATGGCGGAAAATGGCTTTTGCCCCCATGGTGATCAGGAAAAATGGCTGATCGAGGGGCGAACCGAGATTACCGGAGAACTGCCGGTCAATACCGATGGCGGCTGTCTGGCATGTGGTGAGCCCATTGGTGCATCCGGTTTGCGGCAGGTCTACGAAAATGTCGTGCAGTTACGCGGCACAGCAGGCGAACGACAAGTATCAGGTGTCCCGAAAACCGCCTATACACAGGTCTATGGTGCACCGGGTGTCTCGGCTGTGACGATATTGCAGCGTTGA
- a CDS encoding acyl-CoA dehydrogenase family protein, which yields MNHEISAEARTIAENVETFVRDKIFAYEKDPRCEDHGPTDELVQEMRALAREAGVLTPHIREDGSHLTHLETALVLRKSGLSPLGPLAVNTFAPDEGNMYLLGKCASPEQKEHFLKPLVEGVTRSAFFMTEPASENGAGSDPMMMQTTAKPDGNHWVINGRKTFITGAKGATVGIVMAKSDDGACMFLVDLPDPAITIERVLDTIDSSMPGSHSVVNIDNLRVPADQMLGESGEGFKYAQVRLAPARLTHCMRWLGCCDRAQEIATDYACKRMAFGKALVDHEGVGFMLAENQIDLKQAELMIDWCARVLDTGDIGTTESSMAKVAVSEALFRIADKCVQVMGGTGLSQDTVVEQVFREVRAFRVYDGPTEVHKWSLAKKIKKSHQV from the coding sequence TTGAACCACGAAATCAGTGCCGAAGCCCGTACCATAGCCGAAAATGTCGAAACCTTTGTCCGGGATAAGATATTTGCCTATGAAAAAGACCCGCGCTGCGAGGATCATGGGCCGACCGATGAGCTGGTGCAGGAAATGCGAGCCTTGGCGCGAGAGGCCGGTGTTCTCACTCCGCATATTCGTGAAGACGGCAGTCATTTGACGCATCTCGAAACGGCTTTGGTGTTACGCAAGTCAGGCCTGTCGCCGCTAGGTCCACTGGCGGTCAACACCTTCGCGCCGGATGAAGGCAATATGTACCTGCTTGGCAAATGCGCATCGCCAGAGCAGAAAGAGCATTTCCTCAAGCCGCTGGTGGAAGGCGTTACGCGATCGGCCTTTTTCATGACCGAACCGGCCAGTGAAAATGGTGCCGGCTCTGACCCGATGATGATGCAAACCACTGCCAAGCCAGACGGAAACCACTGGGTTATCAATGGTCGCAAGACCTTCATCACCGGGGCTAAGGGCGCAACGGTCGGGATCGTCATGGCGAAGTCTGATGATGGTGCCTGCATGTTCCTCGTCGATTTGCCCGACCCGGCGATTACCATCGAGCGTGTCCTTGATACCATCGACAGCTCTATGCCTGGCAGCCATTCGGTGGTGAATATCGACAATCTCCGCGTGCCCGCTGACCAGATGCTCGGCGAAAGTGGAGAAGGGTTCAAATATGCGCAGGTTCGTCTCGCGCCCGCGCGGCTGACACACTGTATGCGCTGGCTTGGATGCTGTGACCGGGCGCAGGAGATTGCCACCGACTATGCCTGCAAACGCATGGCGTTTGGCAAGGCGCTGGTCGATCATGAAGGCGTCGGCTTCATGCTGGCGGAAAACCAGATTGATCTGAAGCAGGCAGAGTTGATGATCGACTGGTGCGCGCGCGTGCTAGATACGGGCGATATTGGTACAACCGAAAGCTCGATGGCCAAAGTTGCGGTATCCGAAGCCCTGTTCCGCATCGCCGACAAATGCGTACAAGTCATGGGCGGCACTGGCCTGAGTCAGGATACAGTTGTCGAACAGGTCTTCCGCGAAGTCCGTGCCTTCCGTGTTTATGACGGCCCGACCGAAGTCCACAAATGGTCACTAGCCAAGAAAATCAAGAAGTCCCATCAGGTTTAA
- a CDS encoding zinc-binding dehydrogenase, with amino-acid sequence MTKNRKFTLVSRPDGEPKPSDFALVEEDLPELADGSFLVRNHYISLDPAQRGWMSDAESYMPPIPLGDAVRASAVGRVHASKNPDFPVGQWVVGLAAMEEYSVVEAGGFTAPVDASLVPSPTNFLSVLGAVGMTAYFGMIDDGKPKEGNTLLVTGAAGAVGSLVGQIGKIKGCRVVGIAGGADKCAKLVDDYGFDAAIDYRGKSQAQLEAEIAAAAPDGVDIIWENVGGIIMDAGIASINEYGRMVLCGLISEYNSPEPVGTRNLWYLISRQATIKGFLVRDYPPRFPEGIAQMGQWLAEGKIKHDEDIEKGIENSYDAFMKLFSGGNQGKLILDVSPEE; translated from the coding sequence ATGACTAAAAACCGCAAATTTACCCTCGTCAGTCGTCCCGACGGTGAACCCAAACCCAGTGACTTCGCGTTAGTCGAAGAAGACCTTCCGGAACTGGCAGATGGATCGTTTCTGGTCCGCAATCATTATATCTCACTCGATCCTGCTCAGCGCGGCTGGATGAGTGATGCCGAAAGCTATATGCCGCCCATCCCATTGGGCGATGCCGTGCGTGCCAGCGCTGTGGGCCGCGTGCATGCTTCCAAAAATCCCGACTTTCCGGTCGGGCAGTGGGTTGTCGGTCTGGCCGCGATGGAAGAATATTCGGTGGTTGAAGCGGGTGGCTTTACTGCGCCTGTTGATGCATCACTGGTCCCTTCGCCGACGAATTTCCTTTCTGTCTTGGGCGCAGTCGGTATGACCGCCTATTTCGGAATGATCGACGATGGTAAGCCCAAAGAAGGTAATACACTGTTAGTCACTGGCGCGGCTGGTGCGGTCGGATCACTTGTGGGACAGATTGGCAAGATCAAGGGCTGCCGAGTCGTTGGCATCGCGGGCGGTGCCGATAAATGTGCCAAGCTGGTGGATGATTATGGCTTTGACGCAGCGATTGATTATCGCGGTAAGAGCCAAGCGCAACTTGAGGCAGAGATCGCAGCCGCTGCACCAGATGGCGTAGACATCATCTGGGAAAATGTTGGCGGCATAATCATGGACGCCGGCATCGCATCGATCAACGAATATGGCCGAATGGTGCTTTGCGGCTTGATTAGCGAGTATAATAGCCCCGAGCCTGTGGGCACGCGCAACTTGTGGTATCTCATCTCGCGTCAGGCGACGATCAAAGGCTTTCTGGTTCGCGATTATCCGCCGCGCTTTCCCGAGGGCATTGCGCAAATGGGGCAATGGTTGGCCGAGGGCAAGATCAAGCATGACGAGGATATCGAGAAAGGCATTGAGAACAGCTATGATGCTTTCATGAAGCTGTTCTCCGGCGGCAATCAGGGTAAGCTCATTTTAGACGTTTCGCCCGAGGAATAA
- a CDS encoding limonene-1,2-epoxide hydrolase family protein: MSNAAEQIVVDFIESWNRMDYDSIYAAMADDIFYHNIPMEPCEGIEAVRAFFEGSGMGSDGAEWITHHIASDENVVLTERTDKFRINGQWVAIRVMGTFEISNGKIAKWRDYFDLAEFQNEMARVMEIS; the protein is encoded by the coding sequence ATGTCAAATGCTGCTGAACAAATCGTGGTCGACTTTATCGAAAGCTGGAACCGGATGGACTATGATTCCATTTATGCAGCGATGGCGGATGATATTTTCTATCACAATATTCCAATGGAACCCTGCGAAGGGATTGAGGCCGTGCGCGCTTTTTTTGAAGGCTCCGGCATGGGATCGGATGGTGCAGAATGGATAACCCACCACATCGCGTCCGACGAGAATGTGGTGCTGACAGAACGGACCGACAAGTTCCGGATTAACGGACAATGGGTTGCTATCCGGGTGATGGGAACGTTTGAGATTTCAAATGGGAAAATCGCCAAATGGCGGGACTATTTTGATCTCGCCGAATTTCAGAATGAAATGGCGCGGGTGATGGAGATCAGTTAG